In Dyadobacter sp. NIV53, a single window of DNA contains:
- a CDS encoding LytTR family DNA-binding domain-containing protein, which produces MKLNCITVDDEPLALGLVSTFVEQTPFLHLSGSFGNAVEALEVIHDTKINLVFLDIQMPDLNGMELARILNLTDSSAQTKIIFTTAYNQFAVEGYKVDALDYLLKPFGYDEFLRAATKAKNYFELIQENQANNEPEVKDNYLFVKSDYRLVRIDFDSILFIESLKDYVKIHLAAPAKPIISLSSLKAIEEKLPASNFLRIHRSFIVAINKVDSISKNAVHIGSTDISVGELYKDAFKDLFSRWN; this is translated from the coding sequence ATGAAACTGAATTGTATCACCGTTGATGATGAACCTCTCGCTCTCGGACTTGTAAGTACCTTTGTAGAGCAAACGCCATTTCTGCATTTATCAGGCAGCTTTGGAAATGCGGTTGAGGCACTCGAAGTGATCCACGACACCAAAATAAATCTGGTTTTTTTGGATATTCAAATGCCTGATCTCAATGGCATGGAACTCGCCCGCATTTTAAACCTGACGGATTCATCTGCACAAACGAAGATCATTTTTACAACCGCCTACAACCAGTTTGCGGTAGAAGGCTATAAAGTGGATGCACTGGATTATTTATTAAAACCTTTCGGTTATGATGAATTTTTGCGGGCAGCTACCAAAGCTAAAAATTACTTTGAGCTGATACAGGAAAACCAGGCGAACAATGAGCCTGAAGTAAAGGATAATTATTTATTTGTAAAATCAGATTACCGGTTGGTCCGTATAGATTTTGACTCCATACTGTTTATTGAATCGTTAAAAGATTATGTAAAAATTCACCTTGCTGCACCTGCCAAACCAATAATTTCATTAAGCAGCCTGAAAGCCATTGAGGAAAAGTTACCGGCATCCAATTTTCTCCGTATCCACCGTTCGTTTATAGTAGCGATCAATAAAGTTGACTCGATCAGTAAAAATGCGGTTCATATCGGCAGCACGGATATTTCGGTTGGCGAACTTTATAAAGATGCCTTCAAGGATTTATTCTCCCGCTGGAATTAG
- a CDS encoding LLM class flavin-dependent oxidoreductase encodes MHINESKNISYSVLDLATVIEGKTPADTFRTSLELAQAAESLGYTRYWLAEHHNMISVASSATSVLIGYIAGGTTSIRVGSGGIMLPNHAPLVVAEQFGTLASLYPGRIDLGLGRAPGTDQVTARAIRGENFNATHNFPSDIQKLQNFFSADNSGSNVRAIPGEGLDVPIWILGSSTDSARVAAAMGLPYAFASHFAPAYFLEAISLYRKNFKPSVYLDKPYVMACVNVVSAETDSEADRLSTSVMQFFLGVVSGRRKLLQPPVDNMNDVWNIQEEYAVNQMLAYSFIGGPEKLRKKLRAFAEQTQVDEIMATSHIFDHQSRIESYRIFSKVVQELNAVAAVS; translated from the coding sequence ATGCATATAAACGAGTCAAAAAATATTTCCTATTCTGTACTGGATCTGGCAACGGTCATTGAAGGTAAAACACCCGCTGATACCTTTCGAACCAGTCTGGAATTGGCCCAAGCCGCAGAATCATTGGGTTACACGCGTTACTGGCTTGCCGAACACCACAATATGATCAGTGTCGCAAGTTCAGCTACCTCCGTTCTGATAGGTTACATTGCGGGCGGTACAACTTCTATCAGGGTCGGGTCGGGAGGAATTATGCTGCCAAACCATGCGCCATTGGTCGTTGCAGAGCAATTCGGAACTTTGGCCTCCTTATACCCCGGAAGGATTGATTTGGGATTAGGGCGTGCTCCCGGTACCGACCAGGTTACAGCCAGAGCAATAAGGGGAGAAAATTTCAACGCAACACATAATTTCCCGTCTGATATTCAAAAACTTCAGAACTTTTTTTCAGCTGATAACAGCGGCAGTAATGTACGGGCTATTCCGGGTGAAGGGCTGGATGTTCCGATCTGGATATTGGGTTCCAGTACTGATAGTGCGCGTGTTGCAGCAGCAATGGGATTACCCTATGCTTTTGCGAGCCACTTCGCACCAGCTTATTTTTTGGAAGCGATCAGTTTGTACCGAAAGAATTTTAAACCATCAGTATATCTGGACAAACCTTATGTTATGGCATGTGTAAATGTTGTATCAGCAGAAACAGATTCCGAAGCGGACCGGCTCTCCACCTCGGTAATGCAATTTTTCCTGGGTGTGGTAAGTGGAAGGCGTAAATTATTGCAGCCACCCGTAGACAATATGAACGATGTATGGAATATACAGGAAGAATATGCAGTTAATCAAATGCTTGCTTATTCCTTTATCGGTGGCCCGGAGAAATTACGGAAAAAGCTACGCGCCTTCGCAGAGCAAACCCAGGTGGACGAAATTATGGCAACATCGCACATTTTTGACCATCAGTCCAGAATTGAATCGTACCGTATTTTTTCAAAAGTGGTACAAGAGCTTAACGCAGTAGCAGCCGTATCCTGA
- a CDS encoding response regulator transcription factor: protein MPIRILVVDDHSVVRQGIISLLEDEEDIFIAGEASDGDEVEAAIEKVNPDVILLDLTMPRMSGLDVIRQIVPAYPKVYILVFSMHHNPDYILASVKHGAAGYLLKDTSRDEILLAVRSVAKGELYYPPTASSIIIKNLLKQVFRSTEPQIEIEAEQEASVWKIITPREQQILKCLTEGMSSKEIADHLSISSNTVANQRASIMKKASVKNTAELIALALK from the coding sequence ATGCCGATACGAATATTAGTGGTGGATGATCATTCCGTTGTGCGACAGGGTATTATCTCTTTGCTGGAAGACGAAGAAGACATTTTTATTGCAGGAGAAGCTTCTGATGGTGACGAAGTGGAAGCTGCTATTGAAAAAGTAAATCCGGATGTGATCCTGCTGGACCTGACAATGCCACGCATGTCAGGTCTTGATGTGATCCGCCAGATAGTACCTGCTTATCCGAAAGTTTATATTCTTGTGTTCAGCATGCATCATAATCCTGATTATATTCTCGCTTCTGTTAAACACGGAGCGGCAGGGTATTTATTGAAGGATACGAGCAGGGACGAGATTTTGCTGGCAGTAAGAAGTGTTGCAAAGGGGGAATTGTATTATCCACCGACTGCGTCCTCTATCATTATTAAAAACTTGCTTAAACAGGTATTCAGGTCAACTGAGCCACAAATTGAGATTGAAGCAGAGCAGGAAGCGTCAGTTTGGAAAATAATTACACCCAGAGAGCAGCAAATCCTGAAATGCCTCACAGAAGGAATGAGCAGTAAAGAAATCGCAGATCATTTAAGCATCAGTTCCAATACGGTTGCAAACCAGAGAGCAAGTATCATGAAAAAGGCCAGTGTGAAGAATACGGCAGAACTGATCGCCCTGGCCTTGAAATAA
- a CDS encoding histidine kinase codes for MENVDKRVAASLTRFYVAALIIVALLTLGGLFLIRKTIMSLNYDGRVVNVAGRQRMLSQRLTKLSLLKTQVIANHDSADFDSLLTIWKESHEQLAERKLNVDKDVVTWKSPVLDEMFNRLNPVFNRIYQSFSVINNPGSTIKEKNNSLKLILENESEFLAKMNDIVFQFDKESSARLKNLEKIEWILDCMTIMVLLAEGLLIFRPVVNETRRAIRLLTESERKLLESNNELEYSNQQLKKAQADILRIEEEKYELQLAEDRIRAASLIEGQEEERRRFARELHDGIGQMLTGLKLHAEKLRHVQFADEKQRNRFDQLVKLIQDTIQTTRQISYNLMPSVLEDFGLNAALNLLCEQTSESSGIKVKFEGNRDRFVLSQPMEIGLYRIAQEALNNAIKHASADHVMIKLRQNGNQLALEIEDDGKGFLVGKLKNNKGSFLTQNGIENIRTRTELLNGEMEIESELDGGTRLIIKIDN; via the coding sequence ATGGAAAATGTTGACAAACGCGTAGCCGCAAGCCTGACGCGTTTTTACGTGGCAGCTCTGATCATTGTTGCATTACTGACACTGGGAGGGCTGTTCTTAATACGCAAGACCATCATGAGCCTCAATTATGATGGCCGCGTGGTAAATGTAGCAGGCCGGCAACGCATGTTAAGCCAGCGACTGACCAAACTTTCCCTGTTAAAAACACAAGTTATTGCCAATCATGATTCAGCTGATTTTGACTCATTACTAACCATTTGGAAAGAAAGCCATGAGCAACTGGCTGAAAGAAAACTAAATGTTGATAAGGATGTCGTTACATGGAAAAGCCCTGTTCTGGATGAAATGTTCAACCGGCTTAATCCGGTTTTTAACAGAATTTACCAAAGTTTTTCTGTGATCAACAATCCCGGTTCTACAATTAAGGAAAAGAATAATTCCCTGAAACTGATACTGGAAAACGAGTCTGAATTTCTTGCAAAAATGAATGACATCGTATTTCAGTTTGACAAAGAAAGTTCTGCCAGACTCAAAAACCTGGAAAAAATTGAATGGATACTCGACTGCATGACGATCATGGTTTTATTGGCAGAAGGGCTGCTCATATTCAGGCCGGTTGTGAATGAGACCAGAAGGGCAATCAGGTTACTGACAGAATCAGAAAGGAAATTACTAGAGTCAAATAATGAGTTGGAATATAGCAATCAGCAACTGAAAAAGGCGCAGGCTGATATACTCAGGATTGAAGAAGAGAAATATGAATTACAGCTGGCAGAGGACCGGATCAGGGCTGCATCGTTGATTGAGGGACAGGAAGAAGAACGGCGGCGGTTTGCCAGAGAGCTGCATGATGGAATAGGTCAGATGCTTACAGGATTAAAACTGCATGCTGAAAAACTCAGGCATGTACAATTTGCCGATGAAAAACAGCGGAACAGGTTCGATCAGCTCGTGAAACTGATTCAGGATACAATACAAACAACGCGGCAAATCAGCTATAACCTTATGCCTTCTGTTCTGGAAGATTTCGGGTTGAATGCGGCTTTAAACCTGTTGTGCGAGCAAACTTCCGAATCATCGGGTATAAAAGTAAAATTTGAAGGAAACCGGGATAGGTTTGTATTAAGCCAACCCATGGAAATCGGGCTTTACCGGATTGCACAGGAAGCGTTAAATAATGCAATAAAACATGCCAGCGCAGACCACGTAATGATTAAATTGCGCCAAAACGGGAACCAACTTGCACTGGAAATCGAAGACGATGGAAAAGGTTTTTTAGTCGGTAAACTGAAAAATAACAAAGGATCTTTTCTTACACAAAACGGAATTGAAAATATCCGGACAAGAACAGAATTGTTGAATGGTGAAATGGAAATTGAGTCGGAGCTGGACGGAGGTACCAGGCTGATAATTAAAATTGATAATTAA
- the nirD gene encoding nitrite reductase small subunit NirD, with protein sequence MEPVKNTKDRIVWHKACHVEDIPEDGGGCALIEGKQIAIFNFTRRGEWYATDNQCPHRQQMAVSRGMIGSQEGEPKVACPFHKKTFSLQSGQCLNDETYRINTFPVMVKENLVYIGL encoded by the coding sequence ATGGAACCAGTTAAAAACACAAAAGACAGAATCGTTTGGCACAAAGCATGTCATGTGGAAGACATCCCGGAAGACGGCGGTGGCTGTGCCCTGATCGAAGGAAAGCAAATTGCTATTTTCAACTTTACCAGAAGAGGTGAGTGGTACGCGACAGACAACCAATGCCCTCACAGACAGCAGATGGCTGTTTCGCGTGGAATGATCGGAAGCCAGGAAGGCGAACCCAAAGTGGCCTGTCCATTTCATAAAAAGACATTTTCTTTACAAAGCGGCCAATGCCTTAATGACGAAACATACCGGATTAACACATTTCCTGTAATGGTTAAGGAAAATCTGGTGTATATTGGCTTGTAA
- the nirB gene encoding nitrite reductase large subunit NirB, with amino-acid sequence MKAQSTIHIVVIGNGMVGYKFCEKLLAKEKKDQVFTLTVFGEEPRAAYDRVHLSEFFAGKTADDLTMAPAEWYVENGIRLFLSDPVVDIDRDEKLVRSHHGHVVHYDYLVMATGSGAFVPSIPGVEKDGVFVYRTIEDLELIQSYAKKAKKGAVLGGGLLGLEAAKALLDLGLEEAHVVEFAQRLMPRQIDEAGSRMLQSQLEMLGLNVHLNKSTQEIIGDDYIKGMQFADNSFLEVDMLVISAGIRPRDELAKIAGLETHPRGGIVVDNCLRTSDPNIFAIGECALAHHMIYGLIAPGYEMAEVVATQLIGGTKEFMPFDMSTKLKLIGTDVASFGDAFIEEPACKTIRYENKAKGVYKRINVSLNGKELLGGILVGDAEQYNMLLQTCKSKTILPPDSEDLILGSRGGDEAGAGVMSFPDDALICSCEAVTKGMLCHEVGENGHTTIDAIKKCCKAGTGCGGCVPMVKDIIQGVLKEKGVYVRNVVCEHFDYSRQELLDLVKMNGLKTYNGVLNHFGHGDGCEVCKPVVASLLASLWNENILQKDRAPIQDSNDRYLANIQKGGTYSVVPRIPGGEITPEKLIVIGQVAQQYGLYTKITGGQRIDLFGAHLGDLPDIWEQLINAGFESGHAYGKSLRTVKSCVGSTWCRFGVQDSVSFAIEVEDRYKGLRSPHKLKSAVSGCVRECAEAQSKDFGIIATEKGWNLYVCGNGGSKPQHAQLIATDVDKETCIRLIDRFLMFYIKTADPLTRTATWLNKMEGGINYLKAVVVDDVLGIAGELENEMQALIDVYKCEWKEVVESPELRKRFSHFVNAPVKDPSIQFEPMRDQKRVKEWV; translated from the coding sequence ATGAAAGCACAATCAACTATCCATATTGTAGTTATAGGCAATGGTATGGTAGGCTACAAATTCTGCGAAAAATTGCTGGCCAAAGAAAAAAAAGATCAGGTTTTTACACTGACAGTCTTTGGTGAAGAACCACGTGCTGCCTATGACAGGGTGCATTTGAGTGAATTCTTTGCTGGCAAAACAGCGGATGATCTCACAATGGCTCCGGCAGAATGGTACGTTGAAAATGGTATCCGGTTATTTTTATCAGATCCGGTGGTTGATATCGACAGAGACGAAAAACTGGTCAGGTCTCACCATGGACATGTAGTGCATTATGACTATCTGGTTATGGCTACGGGGTCGGGTGCATTTGTACCTTCCATACCGGGCGTTGAAAAGGATGGTGTGTTTGTGTACCGCACGATTGAAGATCTGGAGCTTATTCAGTCTTACGCGAAGAAAGCAAAAAAAGGAGCAGTATTAGGAGGCGGTTTGCTTGGGTTGGAAGCTGCAAAGGCATTACTGGATCTGGGTCTGGAAGAAGCACACGTGGTTGAATTTGCCCAAAGGCTCATGCCCCGGCAAATTGATGAAGCCGGGTCGCGTATGCTGCAAAGCCAGTTGGAAATGTTGGGATTGAATGTGCATCTTAATAAGAGTACCCAGGAAATTATTGGTGACGATTATATTAAAGGAATGCAGTTTGCTGATAATTCTTTTCTGGAAGTTGATATGCTGGTGATATCAGCCGGAATACGGCCAAGAGATGAACTGGCAAAAATTGCCGGCCTGGAAACGCATCCGAGAGGTGGCATTGTGGTGGATAATTGCCTGCGCACCTCAGACCCGAATATTTTTGCCATAGGAGAATGTGCATTGGCACATCATATGATATACGGACTGATCGCCCCAGGTTACGAAATGGCCGAAGTGGTTGCAACTCAACTCATAGGTGGTACAAAAGAATTTATGCCTTTTGATATGTCGACAAAGCTGAAACTGATCGGTACCGACGTCGCAAGTTTTGGAGATGCTTTTATAGAAGAGCCAGCCTGTAAAACTATTCGCTATGAAAACAAGGCAAAGGGAGTTTACAAGCGTATCAATGTCTCACTAAATGGTAAGGAATTGTTGGGTGGAATTCTGGTCGGTGATGCAGAGCAGTATAATATGCTCCTTCAGACCTGCAAGAGTAAAACCATCCTCCCTCCCGATTCGGAAGACCTGATCCTGGGATCGCGGGGTGGCGATGAAGCAGGTGCAGGAGTGATGAGCTTTCCTGATGATGCGCTGATCTGTTCCTGTGAAGCTGTTACCAAAGGAATGCTTTGCCATGAAGTCGGGGAAAATGGCCATACTACGATCGACGCTATCAAAAAATGCTGTAAAGCCGGGACAGGCTGCGGTGGCTGTGTCCCTATGGTGAAGGACATTATCCAGGGAGTTTTAAAGGAAAAAGGTGTTTATGTCAGAAACGTTGTTTGTGAACATTTCGACTATTCGCGGCAGGAACTGCTTGATCTCGTAAAAATGAATGGCCTTAAAACCTATAATGGTGTATTAAACCATTTTGGTCATGGAGATGGCTGTGAAGTTTGCAAGCCAGTTGTTGCATCGCTCCTGGCTAGTTTATGGAATGAAAATATATTGCAAAAAGACCGCGCTCCGATACAGGATTCTAATGACCGTTACCTGGCCAATATTCAAAAAGGAGGTACTTATTCCGTTGTTCCAAGAATTCCGGGAGGTGAAATTACACCGGAGAAACTCATCGTAATTGGCCAGGTCGCACAACAGTATGGCCTATATACTAAAATCACGGGTGGTCAGCGGATTGACCTTTTCGGGGCACATTTAGGTGATCTCCCGGATATTTGGGAACAGCTCATCAACGCCGGATTTGAGAGCGGACATGCGTATGGAAAATCATTGCGGACTGTAAAAAGCTGTGTCGGGTCAACCTGGTGCAGGTTTGGCGTACAGGATTCTGTAAGTTTTGCCATTGAAGTGGAAGACCGTTACAAAGGACTTCGTTCACCTCATAAATTAAAATCAGCGGTTTCAGGATGTGTAAGGGAATGTGCGGAGGCACAAAGCAAGGATTTTGGCATTATAGCTACCGAAAAAGGATGGAATTTGTACGTATGCGGTAACGGTGGTTCCAAGCCACAACATGCACAACTCATTGCTACTGATGTGGATAAAGAAACCTGTATCAGGTTAATTGACCGGTTTCTGATGTTTTATATCAAAACAGCTGATCCCCTGACAAGAACCGCAACCTGGCTTAACAAAATGGAAGGAGGTATTAATTACCTGAAAGCCGTGGTTGTAGATGATGTTCTGGGCATTGCAGGAGAGCTTGAAAATGAAATGCAGGCGCTGATTGATGTATATAAATGTGAATGGAAAGAAGTGGTTGAAAGCCCGGAATTAAGGAAACGGTTCTCTCATTTCGTAAACGCTCCGGTCAAAGATCCATCAATTCAATTCGAACCCATGCGCGATCAGAAGAGGGTTAAAGAATGGGTTTGA
- the cobA gene encoding uroporphyrinogen-III C-methyltransferase — MEAKLTLVGAGPGNGDLITLKGVRALKTADVVLYDELANAELLDFAPEHSLKMYVGKKAGNASFSQNEINGLIVRLAKKRGHVVRLKGGDSFVFGRGHEEMEYARDHDIQVEVIPGVSSCIAVPASMEIPVTRRGVSESFWVITGTTQNGELSEDLRLAAQSKATVVVLMGMSKLTEICELYKHFGRGHLPVAVIQNGTRPDEKSVMGQVWEMPHLVRENNIGTPAIIVLGEVVGLHPAYTMEYLNSMHTMVS, encoded by the coding sequence ATGGAAGCGAAATTAACTCTTGTAGGAGCTGGCCCGGGAAACGGAGATCTTATCACATTGAAAGGTGTAAGGGCATTAAAAACTGCGGATGTAGTATTGTATGACGAACTGGCTAATGCGGAATTACTGGATTTTGCACCGGAACATTCACTTAAAATGTATGTTGGTAAAAAAGCAGGAAATGCATCTTTTTCACAAAATGAAATAAACGGCCTGATCGTAAGGCTTGCCAAAAAGCGAGGGCATGTTGTAAGATTGAAAGGCGGTGATTCATTTGTATTTGGCCGCGGACATGAAGAAATGGAATATGCGCGTGACCATGATATTCAGGTTGAGGTAATTCCTGGTGTTTCCAGCTGTATTGCCGTTCCGGCATCTATGGAAATACCGGTTACAAGGCGTGGAGTAAGTGAAAGTTTCTGGGTAATTACAGGCACAACGCAAAATGGTGAATTATCCGAAGATCTCAGGCTGGCCGCACAGTCAAAAGCAACTGTGGTCGTATTAATGGGAATGAGCAAACTTACAGAAATATGTGAGCTCTATAAACACTTTGGCCGTGGCCACCTGCCTGTGGCGGTAATTCAGAACGGTACGCGTCCGGATGAAAAAAGTGTTATGGGCCAGGTTTGGGAAATGCCGCATCTGGTGCGCGAAAATAATATCGGTACACCGGCCATTATAGTGCTGGGAGAAGTGGTCGGTTTACACCCGGCTTACACAATGGAATATTTAAACAGTATGCACACTATGGTTTCTTAA
- a CDS encoding alginate export family protein, with the protein MKTKIYHFVLCVLMACWLNPAEVNAQISVSGQLRTRTELLHGQGTPLSKGDDAAFFTSQRTRLNVGYKGYRTQFYVSAQDVRVWGQDASTNNRLTNSSLNGFMLHEAWGEISLLDTNKTKGGKEFLLKIGRQELLYDDSRLLGNLDWLQQARRHDAVLLKYSNNGFSAHIGAAYNQNRELKTGTSYDGVPNGYAAGTNGIGTMYKSMQFVYFGKKLKQGNASFLILKDDFQKYTLSETAVKTWNKGTWNRVTFGPYLNTKLGNSWNLNASAYYQTGKDKDGLNLNAYMYSVKGLFSINKNISVGPGYDYTSGTTTGSKANHSFDPLYGTPHKFWGQMDYFYAANGFGKGGLSDFYIHSNLKANEKLSVQADLHQFSSASKIINTNDKKISGNFGNELDIIATYNLTKIISFQGGYCTFLPTKSLAQVKGVQNPQKMANWAYLIISIKPDFLK; encoded by the coding sequence ATGAAAACGAAAATTTACCATTTTGTACTATGCGTGCTGATGGCATGCTGGCTGAATCCGGCCGAAGTAAATGCGCAGATCAGTGTGTCAGGCCAGCTGCGTACCAGAACAGAACTGCTTCACGGTCAAGGAACACCCTTGTCGAAAGGTGATGATGCTGCATTCTTCACCTCACAAAGAACGCGTCTAAATGTAGGTTACAAAGGTTACCGGACACAATTTTACGTTTCAGCACAGGACGTTCGCGTTTGGGGACAGGATGCTTCCACCAACAACCGGCTGACTAACTCTTCTTTAAATGGTTTTATGCTGCATGAGGCTTGGGGCGAAATAAGTTTGCTTGACACGAATAAAACAAAAGGAGGAAAAGAGTTTTTATTAAAAATCGGAAGGCAGGAATTACTCTACGACGACAGCCGCCTGCTCGGAAACCTGGACTGGCTGCAACAGGCCAGACGCCATGACGCCGTTTTACTTAAATATAGTAACAACGGATTCAGTGCACATATAGGCGCTGCGTATAATCAAAACCGTGAGCTTAAAACTGGTACTTCATATGACGGAGTACCCAATGGATACGCAGCCGGAACGAACGGGATTGGCACCATGTATAAATCTATGCAGTTTGTTTATTTTGGAAAAAAGCTGAAACAGGGAAACGCTTCATTTTTAATTTTAAAGGATGATTTCCAAAAATACACATTATCTGAAACGGCTGTAAAAACTTGGAATAAAGGCACATGGAACCGGGTAACATTTGGCCCGTATCTCAATACCAAACTGGGAAATAGCTGGAATCTGAACGCCAGTGCCTATTATCAGACCGGAAAAGATAAAGATGGATTAAACCTGAATGCTTATATGTATTCTGTAAAAGGACTTTTTAGTATCAATAAAAACATTTCAGTTGGCCCTGGTTATGATTATACATCAGGTACAACAACGGGATCAAAAGCCAACCATTCATTTGATCCGCTGTATGGGACACCACACAAATTCTGGGGGCAAATGGACTATTTCTATGCAGCCAACGGTTTTGGGAAAGGAGGACTTTCAGATTTTTATATTCACTCCAATCTAAAGGCAAATGAAAAATTATCCGTTCAGGCTGATCTGCACCAGTTTTCGAGCGCATCAAAAATCATCAATACCAACGACAAAAAAATATCCGGAAACTTCGGTAATGAACTGGATATCATTGCGACTTACAACCTGACAAAAATTATCAGTTTTCAGGGTGGTTACTGTACTTTCCTGCCAACAAAAAGCCTTGCACAAGTTAAAGGCGTTCAAAATCCTCAGAAAATGGCAAACTGGGCTTATCTGATTATTAGTATCAAACCGGATTTTTTGAAATAG
- a CDS encoding MFS transporter: METTNKPLEKLNIFSFKGIQMQTFHLTWMAFFLCFFGWFGLAPLMTIVKTDLGLTKGQIGNIIIASVAATVVARIAIGKLCDSWGPRKTYSALMAICSIPVMTVGLVHTYEGFLLFRLAIGVIGASFVITQYHTSVMFDKKIVGTANAVAGGWGNLGGGVTNMVMPLIFAGFIGAGYLPESAWRLAMIVPGVMLLAFSFLYYRFTKDTPAGNFEDILLTNTKAVKTKGSLAIAAKDPRTWALFLAYGACFGIEITFDNIAALYFFENFNTTLAVAGILAGTFGFMNLFARAVGGIIADKVGNKYGMIGKGKLLALLLALEGTGIAIFAQSGSIVVAVITMLAFAMFLKMANGVTYAIVPFVNQKAIGSVSGIVGAGGNVGAVLAGFLFKSSEITYSQAFVYIGVAIACVAAIVALVNFDKTSEVITEVNPLEAIEA, translated from the coding sequence ATGGAAACTACGAATAAACCTCTTGAAAAGTTAAATATTTTTAGTTTTAAAGGCATTCAGATGCAAACTTTCCACCTTACGTGGATGGCCTTTTTCCTATGCTTTTTCGGCTGGTTTGGCCTTGCTCCGCTGATGACTATTGTAAAAACGGATCTTGGCTTAACCAAAGGGCAAATCGGCAACATCATCATTGCATCCGTTGCCGCAACCGTGGTGGCAAGAATTGCAATCGGTAAACTTTGCGATTCTTGGGGGCCACGCAAAACGTATTCGGCACTTATGGCTATCTGCTCCATACCGGTTATGACAGTCGGCCTGGTTCATACTTATGAAGGTTTTTTATTATTCCGACTCGCTATCGGCGTGATTGGTGCATCATTTGTTATTACGCAATATCACACTTCAGTCATGTTTGACAAGAAAATCGTGGGTACTGCCAATGCGGTTGCCGGAGGGTGGGGAAATTTGGGCGGCGGCGTTACCAATATGGTCATGCCTCTGATTTTTGCAGGATTTATTGGGGCCGGATATTTACCGGAATCTGCATGGAGACTGGCAATGATCGTTCCGGGTGTGATGCTTCTGGCCTTCTCTTTTTTATACTATCGTTTTACAAAAGATACGCCTGCCGGCAATTTTGAAGATATTCTATTAACCAATACCAAAGCTGTAAAGACAAAAGGTTCACTTGCTATTGCAGCGAAAGATCCGCGTACATGGGCTTTGTTCCTGGCTTATGGTGCCTGTTTCGGTATTGAAATCACTTTTGACAATATCGCTGCACTGTACTTTTTTGAAAATTTCAATACCACATTGGCTGTTGCAGGTATCCTGGCAGGAACTTTTGGTTTTATGAATCTATTTGCAAGAGCTGTTGGCGGTATTATAGCAGATAAAGTAGGAAACAAATATGGCATGATAGGAAAAGGTAAACTACTGGCTTTGTTGCTTGCTCTGGAAGGAACGGGCATTGCCATTTTTGCGCAAAGCGGCAGTATTGTGGTAGCCGTTATTACCATGCTTGCTTTTGCCATGTTCCTTAAAATGGCAAACGGCGTTACCTATGCTATCGTACCATTTGTAAACCAGAAAGCAATCGGTTCTGTAAGCGGGATCGTTGGAGCAGGTGGCAATGTAGGTGCTGTACTGGCTGGTTTCCTGTTCAAATCCAGTGAAATCACTTACTCACAAGCATTTGTTTACATTGGTGTGGCTATTGCCTGTGTTGCCGCAATTGTCGCATTGGTCAATTTTGATAAAACAAGTGAAGTAATAACGGAGGTAAATCCACTGGAAGCGATAGAAGCTTAA